The genome window GCCTATATCAGACAACTATAttaatatagctgtcataggattgATTAATCGAAAATTTAACACAGGGCTCTGCAAGAGTGTCAAATCTTTGGAGTGTCAAACATACCCTTCTACATTTATAGAATTTATGCCGCCAAAATTGGTTTGTGAGCTTAGTAGTCATAAAAGCATAGTACTCAAGGCTCGTTATACtactacatttaatttttgtcttaGTTCTAGGTAAGTCAGACTTAACGCATAACCTTAGGCTATttcatttctatatatattttttttttggttagtCAGACATTAGCTTAAGCTTAAGCTCACATATTGTTCACATATTGCATtttcaaaatacttaatttaagaacaataaattattatttcgcGTAGGGAAGTATACAATTGGCGTTGGCAAAGCGCAACCAAGAATTGCCTTTCCAAATTGGTAATTCTTGCACCTGCCTCCAGTTTTTAAATTGACCAAACAGTGAGCTAAAAATAATTGGAAATTAAGTGATTGTAAAACAGTTAGAAGTCAAACATATACCGTTGCATGACGAGCATTAAAGCGGTCTTTGGTCCAATGTATGGTAGTGCCTGCAATTCCTTGACTCCGCCATTATTTAGCAACTCTAATAAGGTGGCACGATGTTTGCTCAAGCGTGCGGGCTGCGAGGCACTAAGACTAAGTTTGCTGATAGTGTTTGTAGTATTGCTGCCGTTTTTCCTCTTGACTAAGGGCTCAGATGGTAATTCACTCGGCTCCGCTTGAGAGGCAATACGTATACTGCGACGTAGTTTCGGCTGCATCTGAACATTAAGCTGTCTACACGTCAAGCGCTTTGAGCTACGTCGACTTGTCGGTGAAATTTGCTTGTCTTCATCTAGCGGCGTGGATAATGATGGCAATGCGCAAATACCACTTACATCTACTGGGGTAGTGCCTCTGACAGAGCTGCTCGAAATACTGCTAAATAACTTGCAGCACACAGCGCTTGCTTGATCATTCTCTTCGGCTATGGAGCATAGTTCCGAATTAAACTGACTGTAACTAAGCAGGGATTGATGTAACTCCTGAGGCTCGTGTTCTACATCTGTTTCAATttcctgtttttgttttccttgcTCGAGAGTTCGCTGTTTTAGCGCattgtactttattttaagttcCATATAATCGTACACAGTTGGTGTATTGAAATGTGTCTCCATTTCTGCAAGACGTAGACTACAGTTATCCTGCTCCGGCACAGGCGACAAGCATGTTGTGGCCACCTTTTGCTTATATTCTGGGTTAAGGATTGCTTTCGGCTCTACTGGCAGATTTAATAAGATTCGGGCACTGTCACAGGAGTTATACAATTAATTAGGGCCAAAGTAAATGACACGTACTAAACGACTCTTACCACTCCTTGGCCTTGGGAGTCAAACCAATATCAGAGTTATAACGCTGCAGTGTATTAGTACCCACACTATGCTTGTCGGGTGTACATAAGCTATTGCTGACGGATCCATGGGAGCGCAGGACCAGTGGACGTTTTATGGCAGTTGAACTTGGCAGCACACGTCTTATTTTCTCTTGAGTGGCATTTGTTGACTTCTTTTGGGTAGCGTTATGACTTGAACgctgaaacaaaaaataggAATCTGAGAATTACTGATAAAGTTTTTGGCTGTCGTtgtaataaatgcatataacTTGGTAAACAAGGAAGTTCATTTCACAGAGGTAACTGATGTATGAAGATCGCCGCAGctaaaacaagtttttatataaaaatcgcGGCGATTTTTACACGTTATTCATCGCGCAGGATCCAGTTGACGACAATGTACACACTAAGGCACAATCTTTGACAACGATCTTGAGCATACATGTAGAGTAGGCTTTTTGGGGATaccacaataaaaaaaaagcgcgcCAAGAAGTTTGGTGCAGACAATCATtcaatacatttaataaacattttcatataCGAAACAGAAAGAATGGGAATCTGTTaaattgctataaaaaaatatttcgcgGTCCATCGAGGACTTTTTCACAAAGAAGTATTCTTATACAAATTTCACACGTATATAGTTGATTGCTTACCCATATTCAAAAAATCCCCGGACCGACaatgaaaaaacattttttttttcaatatagtcTCCGTCTAGCTTAATACACTTAGTGCAACGGTCTTTTAACATTTCGATGCCTTTTTTGTAATGGTCGGAAGAAAGTCCCTCAAAATAGGATTCAGTTTCCCATTCAACTTCTTCATTGGACTAAAGTTTTTTTCCCTGGAGCAATATTTTCAAGTTTGAAAACAGGTAGTAGTCACTGGGGGCCAGATCTGGGGAATATTGAGTATGAGAAAGCAATTCCCAGTTCCaatcgtttatttttttcaacgtTAAAGCGGCTTTGTGAGATGGTGCATTGTCTTGATGAAAAAGAATCTTTTTCTTTGCTATATGCGAGCGTTTATTCTTGATTTCGTAATTCACACTATCCAGCAATGCTGAGTAATATTCTTTCTTGCATTTTCCAccctttttagaccccgtacttaaaaaaagtacaggggtctattgggtgtgttttaacaaatatgtgcgtaacaggcagaaggaggcgtggcagaccctataaagtacatatattcttgatcagcatcaatagccaagtcgatatagcaatgtccgtctgtctgtatgaacacctagatcgcagagactataagagctagagacaccaaacttggtatttaggttcctctatattgcaagcagatcaagtttgtttcagaattcgggcacgccccctttaccgcctacAAATTGacatacaaaatttcatatccaaattataagagcaatttaaaagctagtgacgcCAAAcatggtatgtagattcctctatattgcaggcagatcaagcttgtttcttttttcgatcggatcactatattatatagcgcCCATTGGAACAagcggtcgaaaatcatgtcttagtatgaacaacttttttgttttatgagatatgataaccaaacttatagaatatgaatttaagttagtcttatacatccttaccgaagttggtttaaatcggacccctatttcatatagctgcctGTTCATAAATGAACATGGTATTTAAGCAACCCTCGGAATGCGCTGCCAGATGTGCGGCAAACTACTTGAAAAGGTCACCAAGGCGTTGGATTACCACATGGGAAGCGATCCTGGCGCTCAGAAATAGATAAACAAGGAATACATTAATATAACTGAATACATAATAGATGAGAAATAACTTCGTCACAGAAGACTCAATAACTCAATGAGAAGAAAAGAGTAAAGAATACTATAACACAATAGTGATCTCTGTCCTTTAGTACATAAAATAACCTATAAAACCCCATACAAATCAATAAACGATAACAGTTCTTAAGCAAACGCGTGAGTGTTGTTACTTATGGATTGGCAAGCGTGCTTACATACTAGTTCTGACGTAGCGACTAACAACGCGACAAGGTTCAAGTACAGATTTGCATGcactgccataggaccgatgcAGGAACttgttgttttatgagatatcgtaaacaaactgacagaatatgttTTGAAATCTGTTTTAAACATCCTTAccagttcaaatcggtttactatatcatatagctgccatgaaacaagtagtcgaaaatgtaatacagcgctctgcaagggcgtcaagtgagcagaatatttttgaatttttagcagtcttagctttttcatagtaaataccatctccgacagtcgagaatgctcgactgtagctccgTCCATCTAGTTTTATTTAACCTCTTCTTGAATATTCAcagaatcaaaaacaaaagtcaaatttggTGAACTCGACTGGACTCGGTTTTGAAAATCAACCTATAGTTGAAAAGTCCTTTGTTTTCGACTGTTCATAGATGGACCTGAGAGTTTCTGGACGGCCAAAAACTGCAACTAGCCATGAAATGATTGATGCTGTGTATGATATGGTTATAGCAGACAGACGATTAACACTGATACAAATAGAAGAGGCTGTGCACATTTCGAAGGAACGGGTGTTTCATATATTGAAGAACGAATTAGCGTTAAGAAAGCTGATGGCAAGATGCCGGGTGCCGCATTTCCTAAATTCGGATCAAAAACGCAATCCAATGCAATTGTCTCAACAGCATTTGGATCTTTTCCAGAAGAATAAAACTGATTTTGTGCGTCGATTTGATACTTTGGATAAGACTTGGGATTACCACTATGGTCCAGCACTACGACAACAAACTTCAGAGTGGACTGAAGCCGGTGTTTCGGCTCCGATGCAACCAATGTGGTTAAAATCATCAAAAAAGGTTATGGCTTCAGTTTTCTGGAATGCGATGGGAAAGATTTTGATTGACTACTTGCAAAGTGGTAAAACAATAACAGCGGAATACTACTGCAGTCTATTGGACCAACTGGATGCGTTTACgatatttcaataaacaaaaaagttttttatactaaaaattcattttcgaTCTATCGTTTTTATGGCACCATATAATACAGGGATCcaatcacaaaataaaaacaaacttgaccgtCGTACGGTATCATACCATACCAAGTTCGAAGTCTCTAGCTCCtatagtttctgagatcgacgcgttcaaagaGACGGACGGgctaaatcgactcggctgtttatcctgatcaagaatatataagtttatactttatgggatcttcttccttctgcctgtttatacatatttttctgCCAAATACATTATTCCCTTTTTCGTCCATTTTAATGGGAACAGGGCATAAAAGCTacaccatagaaaaaaaaacagttttttatcATATGGggcaaatgtattaaaaacaagtaaaCAGTCGGCCACGCTCGATTGattgtacactgtgtgaaaaagtaaagttggttttgatttttaccacataataagTGTCgacttgaaataaaatttattagatcTTCTCTTAGTGTAGTTCgttaaaaccaacaacaactacacagatttttcgtcgcgacgcacagtcataaatgtgttcattttgctttaatttatgacttcagaagtcgtgtttgttgtagatgttgctCTAGTGCTTACGATTGCAAATTTCTTGCCCACCGCTGCTCTACAAGGAGTGGAGTCCCGTCAATGCAAAGATGTATCCGACCTGCAGGTCATTAGTAAACTGATATAAGAACGTCGCTACACAAATTTGAATGATGCAGGCATTCTTGATCCTGCCAATAACATTATGTCCTTTTTGCATTATGACTATATTTAGTTTTCCTTTATTTACCACTTGATGCTGTAGCTTCTGCAATTGCTGGCTCAGTTGTGGGGTAAGCTTTACACGCTTCGCACTTGTGGCAAAGCGCAATGTGGAATTGGTTTCCGACAGATCAGATGAATGCGGACTAACACAGGCCAGCAGTGTTAGATAAGCATTTGCATTCAAAGATTCTGCAAACAGAAAATGAAACATtacctttttttgttgtattgcattttgttacttgtgtttatatacaattattctggatattgatattgataataAGCTACAGTAACGCGTTATCAAcatgaaaaagaataaagtCAATAAGTAAACACGAATTTGTAATATAGACAtgcaaacataaaataaataaaaaaaaataattttaagaaaattattttagaaatagaaattattctgcaatttgtaaaataaaaagtaaatgcaaatatttttaaattcaagtgGATTATTTCCAAAATCATCGTATCGCTCAATcttggaaaaaaaaacgtcTTTACGAGGTACAAATTTACACTAGACTTTTATCCCGTAAAGgggttttttgtttgaaagatatcaaaaatttttgaattgcaTATGCTTCTGACATtgatactttaaaaaaaagtttattaaaaaaaagtttat of Drosophila innubila isolate TH190305 chromosome X, UK_Dinn_1.0, whole genome shotgun sequence contains these proteins:
- the LOC117794300 gene encoding kinesin-like protein Nod isoform X1 — translated: MDSDKNSVLIAVREAPMRKSLMEGNNLKGKNIINYSEECSNTLIVDGNVYSFDYAFNSSVTQSEIYDAIVHPLVLKVLSGYDCTALAYGQTGTGKSYSMGMTAEPMTEDHLGVVPRCLNDILKQLSELKQQKENDTPPTLVSASFIEIYNEKAYDLLALNADQPIASRSQRRFSSSVYMPLRNQMDLQQILKLGIKNRHVRPTSMNGNSSRSHAIVTIHVIKGNSHARLNIVDLAGSEGVRRTGNEGLARAEGVCINKGLLCINKVLLSMSAGYSMIPYRDSILTTVLQESLNANAYLTLLACVSPHSSDLSETNSTLRFATSAKRVKLTPQLSQQLQKLQHQVRSSHNATQKKSTNATQEKIRRVLPSSTAIKRPLVLRSHGSVSNSLCTPDKHSVGTNTLQRYNSDIGLTPKAKECARILLNLPVEPKAILNPEYKQKVATTCLSPVPEQDNCSLRLAEMETHFNTPTVYDYMELKIKYNALKQRTLEQGKQKQEIETDVEHEPQELHQSLLSYSQFNSELCSIAEENDQASAVCCKLFSSISSSSVRGTTPVDVSGICALPSLSTPLDEDKQISPTSRRSSKRLTCRQLNVQMQPKLRRSIRIASQAEPSELPSEPLVKRKNGSNTTNTISKLSLSASQPARLSKHRATLLELLNNGGVKELQALPYIGPKTALMLVMQRSLFGQFKNWRQVQELPIWKGNSWLRFANANCILPYAK
- the LOC117794300 gene encoding kinesin-like protein Nod isoform X2 produces the protein MKYKDNTDRIHKAFKANGRLYKPTKQSLVNRKVRFAERSSHNATQKKSTNATQEKIRRVLPSSTAIKRPLVLRSHGSVSNSLCTPDKHSVGTNTLQRYNSDIGLTPKAKECARILLNLPVEPKAILNPEYKQKVATTCLSPVPEQDNCSLRLAEMETHFNTPTVYDYMELKIKYNALKQRTLEQGKQKQEIETDVEHEPQELHQSLLSYSQFNSELCSIAEENDQASAVCCKLFSSISSSSVRGTTPVDVSGICALPSLSTPLDEDKQISPTSRRSSKRLTCRQLNVQMQPKLRRSIRIASQAEPSELPSEPLVKRKNGSNTTNTISKLSLSASQPARLSKHRATLLELLNNGGVKELQALPYIGPKTALMLVMQRSLFGQFKNWRQVQELPIWKGNSWLRFANANCILPYAK
- the LOC117794300 gene encoding kinesin-like protein Nod isoform X3, producing MNRQLYEIGVRFKPTSRSSHNATQKKSTNATQEKIRRVLPSSTAIKRPLVLRSHGSVSNSLCTPDKHSVGTNTLQRYNSDIGLTPKAKECARILLNLPVEPKAILNPEYKQKVATTCLSPVPEQDNCSLRLAEMETHFNTPTVYDYMELKIKYNALKQRTLEQGKQKQEIETDVEHEPQELHQSLLSYSQFNSELCSIAEENDQASAVCCKLFSSISSSSVRGTTPVDVSGICALPSLSTPLDEDKQISPTSRRSSKRLTCRQLNVQMQPKLRRSIRIASQAEPSELPSEPLVKRKNGSNTTNTISKLSLSASQPARLSKHRATLLELLNNGGVKELQALPYIGPKTALMLVMQRSLFGQFKNWRQVQELPIWKGNSWLRFANANCILPYAK